TCGAACTGAAAGTCTGGCGGCAGAAGAAACGCGACCCGCAAGCCGAAGGAATCGAGCAGTTGGAATCGTATTTGGCGCGGTTGGGATTGGATGAAGGGTGGTTATTTGTGTTCGACCGGCGCGAGAATGCACTACCGATTGAGGAGAGGTTATCGACGCAAATTGTTAAGACCGAACAAGGGCGAGATATTACTGTTATTCGGGCTTGAATAAGATGAGAGTCGGATTTTTTTTCAGAGCGATGGAGTGAACATTAGGATGTTTTCGCTAGAAGCAAAACTGAGTACGATCCAACAAAAGATTATGGATGTTTGGTTTCGTACTTTAACCTACGCATCGACCTGAAGGGTAAGGTTGCTAGTTGAGTAGAGCGAATTGGTTATTCGCCCTACTATTCTTTGGATTTGAACGGGAAACGGCAATGCTCGCTTGACGATCGATAACGATTCGCTGTTAGCTATTTCGCAGCCATCGATAGCATCAAGTCGAGCAGGCGCATCGAATAGCCCCACTCGTTGTCGTACCAAGAAACGACTTTAAAGAAGTTCGAGTTTAATTCAATTCCCGCGCCAGCATCGAAAATGCTTGAATGAGAATCGCCGATAAAATCGGAGGAAACGACATCATCTTCGGTATAGCCTAAAATCCCTTTGAGTTCGCCTTCGGATGCTGCTTTCATCGCCGCACAAATTTCTTTGTAGCTGGTGGCTTTCTCGGTTTTAAAGGTTAAATCGACCACAGAAACGTCGGGTGTGGGAACGCGAAGCGCCATCCCGGTCAGTTTTCCTTTCAGTTCGGGGAGAACTAAGGTAACGGCTTTGGCTGCGCCGGTGGCGGCGGGGATGATGTTTTGGGCGGCACCGCGTCCGCCGCGAAAGTCTTTTTTACTGGGGCCGTCTACGGTGGGCTGAGTGGCAGTCATGGCGTGGACGGTGGTCATTAAGCCTTCGACTAAGCCGAAGTTTTCGTGGATGACTTTGGCGAC
The sequence above is a segment of the Oscillatoria sp. FACHB-1406 genome. Coding sequences within it:
- the gap gene encoding type I glyceraldehyde-3-phosphate dehydrogenase, coding for MGTVKIGINGFGRIGRLMFRGAIANPDTEVLCINDLVPPSNLAYLLKYDSTHGRFDGTVEAKDDGIVVNDKFIPCVSVRNPEELPWGDKGVEYVVESTGLFTDYEGASKHLKGGAKRVVISAPTKDPDRVKTLLMGVNHDSYDPEKDVVVSNASCTTNCLAPVAKVIHENFGLVEGLMTTVHAMTATQPTVDGPSKKDFRGGRGAAQNIIPAATGAAKAVTLVLPELKGKLTGMALRVPTPDVSVVDLTFKTEKATSYKEICAAMKAASEGELKGILGYTEDDVVSSDFIGDSHSSIFDAGAGIELNSNFFKVVSWYDNEWGYSMRLLDLMLSMAAK